A segment of the Acidiferrobacteraceae bacterium genome:
CCTGATCCCTTCCGGAACTGTGAAAAAATCCGTTGACTTGTCCACCGCCAGCAATGCCGGGCTCGCGCCCCGCTTGGTGGCCATGATCTACGACCTGTTGCTACTTTGCGCCATTCTCATGCTGGCCGCCCTGCCGGTGGTCCTGCTCTCGGGTGGCGTTCCTCGGGGCACCATTTCGCACCTGCTCTACCAACTCTATCTGCTGGCGGCGATCTTTCTGTTCTTCGGATGGTTTTGGGTTCATGGCGGCCAGACCCTGGGGATGCGCGCCTGGCGGTTGCGTGTGACGCGGGAAGACGGTTCCGCCCTAAGCTGGGGTGATGCCCTGTTGCGCTTCCTGGCGGCGGTACCCGCCCTGCTGTGTGCGGGATTGGGGTATCTCTGGATTCTGATCGACCGGGATCGACTCGCGTGGCACGACCGCATCAGTCACACACGGGTGGTCCGCCTACCCAAGCCGCAGCAATAGCGAGGCCGAGCCCTCAGACCACCCGCCGTAGCATCGCGATCGCCAGGGCCAGAAAGGCAACCGCCGGCAGGATCGCTCCCAGGACCGGTGGCAGCCCGTAGGTCAGGCCAAAGTTACCCAGGCCGATGTGGATGAGGCTGTACAGCATGCCCAGCATGACGCCTAGAAACACCCGCTGCCCCATGCCGCCACCGCGAATCTGAC
Coding sequences within it:
- a CDS encoding RDD family protein, with product MKKSVDLSTASNAGLAPRLVAMIYDLLLLCAILMLAALPVVLLSGGVPRGTISHLLYQLYLLAAIFLFFGWFWVHGGQTLGMRAWRLRVTREDGSALSWGDALLRFLAAVPALLCAGLGYLWILIDRDRLAWHDRISHTRVVRLPKPQQ
- a CDS encoding LptF/LptG family permease, encoding QIRGGGMGQRVFLGVMLGMLYSLIHIGLGNFGLTYGLPPVLGAILPAVAFLALAIAMLRRVV